The DNA region CCCGATATCAGCATCCTGATCGAATCGGCAATGAAAAATCCCATCTTATAGGTCGCAACCATGCCCTTGTAAGGGGCTGAAAGAAGACTCTCTGCCTTAATCTGATCAAAGAAACCTCCGCCAAGCTTCCTGACGCCGATCCGGCCGATAACAGACTTCTTCCCCTTCACCTCCTCCTCGACAGACCGTGGGGTTATACTCAGATCAAGCAGCTCTTTCCCCCGCTTCACCCTGAAGGATAGTTTCTTGCCGGGACTCTTTGAAACGATATCCACCATATCCAACCAGGTACTGATCTTGCGTTCGTTGATATTCAACACAACATCGCCCTTCTTCATCCCCCCCTCGTATGCAGGATAGCCCTCCTGCACCTCGTCAATTACAGGGAGCAAGCGGCTGATCACGGGGACGTTTATCGGAAGTCCGATGGAAAGGACCACTGTAAAGATCACAAAGGTAAGAAGGATATTGAAGAGTGGACCGGTAACTACTATCAATGACCTCTTGATAAGGGACTGGGCCTGAAAGGACCTTTCCTTCTCGGCCTCATCAAGTTCCTCTCCCGGCTCTTCACCGAGCATCTTGACGTAACCGCCAAGGGGCACAGCCGAGAGCACATACTCCGTCTCCCCGAACTTTCTTCCTATCACCCCCGGACCAAAACCAAGGGAGAACTTCAGGACCTTGACACCGATGAGCTTGGCTACTAAAAAATGACCAAGCTCATGGATGAATATGAGT from bacterium BMS3Abin08 includes:
- the mmpA gene encoding metalloprotease MmpA, which translates into the protein MTILSAVILLGVLIFIHELGHFLVAKLIGVKVLKFSLGFGPGVIGRKFGETEYVLSAVPLGGYVKMLGEEPGEELDEAEKERSFQAQSLIKRSLIVVTGPLFNILLTFVIFTVVLSIGLPINVPVISRLLPVIDEVQEGYPAYEGGMKKGDVVLNINERKISTWLDMVDIVSKSPGKKLSFRVKRGKELLDLSITPRSVEEEVKGKKSVIGRIGVRKLGGGFFDQIKAESLLSAPYKGMVATYKMGFFIADSIRMLISGDISVKNLGGPVTILKESGKAASAGVLAYFMFMAVLSVNLGILNLLPVPVLDGGHLLLFGIEGLKGSPLNEKTIMFAHRIGYALIIILMVFALYNDFMRIFSPSTMP